In Primulina eburnea isolate SZY01 chromosome 14, ASM2296580v1, whole genome shotgun sequence, the following proteins share a genomic window:
- the LOC140811804 gene encoding cysteine proteinase COT44-like yields the protein MTKTIMMKYFLAMVLFCVLCGSSCAYFGHNTSEDIMDVMMKRYQAWIIQHGRRYENRDEWNLRFGIYQSNVVLIDLINSQNLPYRLTDNEFADMTNLEFKSRYLGYRSRGQRQAEDQHNCTFGDSSVPSSIDWRKFGAVTPIKNQGTCGSCWAFSAVAAVEGINKIKTGKLVSLSEQELVDCDYKGENEGCNGGYMEKAFEFIKNNNGITTEKNYPYEGVRGRCKIDKEKERAVAISGYVSVPPKNEKALQAAVAKQPVAVAVDAGGYEFQLYSSGILSGYCGKDLNHGVAAVGYGVENGEKYWLVKNSWGTKWGEEGYVKIKRDSSDKNGECGIALEPSYPTKS from the exons ATGACTAAAACTATAATGATGAAATATTTCCTGGCTATGGTACTTTTTTGTGTCCTCTGTGGTTCTTCGTGTGCATATTTTGGCCACAATACAAGCGAGGACATCATGGATGTCATGATGAAGAGGTACCAAGCTTGGATAATACAACATGGACGAAGATATGAGAACAGAGATGAATGGAATTTGCGATTCGGGATTTACCAGTCAAATGTAGTGTTGATTGATTTGATCAATTCTCAGAATCTTCCTTATAGACTTACAGATAATGAATTTGCAGACATGACTAATCTGGAGTTCAAATCGAGATACTTGGGTTATAGGAGTCGTGGCCAGCGGCAGGCAGAGGACCAACACAACTGCACGTTTGGTGATTCTTCAGTGCCATCTAGCATAGACTGGAGGAAATTTGGCGCTGTTACTCCGATCAAGAATCAAGGAACTTGTG GCAGCTGTTGGGCATTCTCCGCCGTAGCAGCAGTGGAAGGCATCAACAAGATCAAGACTGGGAAATTGGTGTCTTTGTCAGAACAAGAGCTTGTAGACTGCGACTACAAGGGAGAAAATGAAGGTTGTAATGGTGGATACATGGAAAAAGcatttgaatttataaaaaataataatggcATAACCACGGAAAAAAACTATCCTTATGAAGGGGTACGTGGAAGGTGTAAAATtgacaaagaaaaagaaagagcAGTGGCAATAAGTGGCTACGTATCAGTACCTCCTAAAAATGAGAAGGCCTTGCAAGCTGCAGTGGCTAAACAACCAGTAGCAGTAGCCGTTGATGCTGGAGGGTACGAATTTCAATTGTATTCTAGTGGGATCTTATCTGGATATTGTGGAAAAGATTTAAATCATGGAGTTGCAGCTGTAGGCTACGGTGTAGAAAATGGAGAGAAGTACTGGCTTGTGAAGAACTCGTGGGGGACTAAATGGGGTGAGGAAGGATATGTCAAAATAAAGCGTGATTCTTCTGATAAGAATGGCGAGTGTGGCATAGCATTGGAGCCCAGCTACCCCACCAAGAGTTGA